The Argentina anserina chromosome 3, drPotAnse1.1, whole genome shotgun sequence genome includes a region encoding these proteins:
- the LOC126788378 gene encoding uncharacterized protein LOC126788378, whose product MSPTRFRLSLFRLAIVEGEIALNSVKHQGGTCVCSHQFNLICLVRYQEADLIIRLYLDGFCFTKFVRKLLPFGKFEGLLPRSPLICFQEVATHISRTLGNTDQSSSTGLVSRR is encoded by the exons ATGTCGCCGACGCGTTTCCGGCTTTCACTTTTCCGATTGGCGATCGTAGAAGGAGAAATCGCCTTGAACAGTGTCAAACATCAAGGTGGCACCTGCGTTTGCAGCCACCAATTCAATTTAATTTG CTTGGTGAGGTATCAAGAAGCTGATTTAATTATTCGACTTTACCTTGACGGATTTTGCTTCACCAAATTCGTGAGGAAGCTTCTGCCATTTGGGAAATTTGAAG GGTTGCTGCCCAGATCTCCTCTCATCTGTTTCCAAGAAGTGGCGACTCACATCTCGAGGACCTTGGGGAACACTGATCAATCTTCATCGACTGGTTTGGTGAGTAGGCGGTGA
- the LOC126788374 gene encoding aspartic proteinase PCS1-like translates to MASFLFLFFCSLFPLSLSATTHLSLSFPLFTPDSRPPSTTATNSLHDSLISRPNKGGAPSYNYKLPFKYSMAPIVSLPIGTPPQTQQLVLDTGSQLSWIQCHKKKPVVRTSPPATMFDPSLSSTFSNLPCNHPICKPRVPDFTLPTTCDQNRLCHYSYFYADGTLAEGNLVREKFTFSRATSTPPLTLGCAQDTSDTKGILGMNLGRLSFPSQAKITKFSYCIPSRPVQTGTFYLGNNPNSPNFQYVDLLTFGQRQRMPNLDPVAYTVAMLGVRLGGKRLSIPPSVFRPDGGGAGQTMVDSGSELTYFVDEAYKEVKEEIVRLVGAKLKKGYTYGNVADMCFDSNIGALIGDMVLEFDKGAEIMIPKEQILHNVEGKVWCVAIGRSDMIGAASNIIGNVHQRNHWVEFDLANRRVGFGKADCSRSV, encoded by the coding sequence atggcttccttcttgttcttgttcttctgcTCCCTTtttcctctctccctctccgcCACCACCCATCTCTCACTTTCTTTCCCTCTGTTCACTCCAGACTCTCGACCCCCAAGCACCACTGCTACCAACTCTCTCCATGACTCCCTTATTTCTAGACCCAACAAAGGTGGCGCCCCCTCCTACAACTACAAGCTTCCGTTCAAGTACTCCATGGCTCCCATCGTCTCCCTCCCCATAGGAACACCTCCCCAGACGCAGCAGCTGGTTCTCGACACCGGAAGTCAGCTTTCCTGGATTCAGTGCCACAAGAAGAAGCCCGTCGTCCGGACTTCTCCTCCGGCAACCATGTTCgacccttctctctcctccaCCTTCTCCAACCTCCCTTGCAACCACCCCATCTGCAAGCCCCGAGTTCCCGACTTCACCCTCCCCACCACCTGCGACCAGAACCGCCTCTGCCACTACTCCTACTTCTACGCCGACGGCACCCTCGCCGAGGGCAATCTCGTCAGAGAAAAATTCACATTCTCCAGGGCCACCAGCACCCCGCCCCTCACTCTCGGCTGCGCCCAGGACACCAGTGACACCAAGGGAATTTTGGGCATGAATCTTGGCCGCTTGTCCTTTCCTTCCCAAGCCAAAATTACCAAATTCTCATACTGCATACCCTCCCGCCCAGTTCAAACCGGGACATTTTACCTCGGTAATAATCCCAATTCCCCTAATTTTCAATACGTTGACCTTTTGACTTTTGGTCAACGTCAACGCATGCCGAATTTGGACCCTGTGGCCTACACGGTGGCGATGCTTGGGGTGAGACTAGGCGGCAAGAGGCTGAGCATTCCGCCTTCAGTGTTCCGGCCCGACGGGGGCGGGGCGGGTCAGACCATGGTCGACTCCGGATCCGAGTTGACATATTTTGTGGACGAAGCGTATAAAGAAGTGAAAGAAGAGATTGTGAGATTGGTCGGGGCAAAGTTAAAGAAGGGGTACACGTACGGAAACGTCGCCGATATGTGTTTCGATAGTAACATCGGAGCATTGATAGGTGACATGGTGTTAGAGTTTGATAAAGGAGCCGAGATTATGATACCAAAAGAGCAAATTTTACACAATGTGGAGGGCAAAGTGTGGTGCGTGGCGATCGGGCGTTCTGACATGATCGGCGCGGCGAGTAACATAATCGGCAACGTTCATCAACGGAATCATTGGGTAGAGTTTGATTTGGCAAATCGTAGAGTAGGGTTTGGCAAGGCGGATTGTAGCAGATCGGTGTGA